A genomic window from Pseudocitrobacter corydidari includes:
- the yfhb gene encoding phosphatidylglycerophosphatase C, with the protein MANDPRRVIFFDLDGTLHQQDMFGTFLRYLLRRLPLNALLVLPLLPIIGIALLVKGRAARWPMSLLLWGCTFGHSEAKLRALEAEFATWFRANVVTFPVVHKRLTEYLISTDADVWLITGSPQSLVEKVYFDTPWLPRVNLIASQITRAHGGWVLSLRCLGHEKVVQLERKIGTPLRLFSGYSDSKQDNPLLYFCQHRWRVTPRGELQRLE; encoded by the coding sequence TTGGCAAACGACCCCCGTCGAGTTATTTTTTTCGACCTGGATGGCACGCTGCATCAGCAGGATATGTTCGGCACGTTTCTACGCTATCTGCTGCGGCGACTGCCGCTTAATGCGTTGCTGGTGCTGCCGCTGCTGCCGATTATTGGTATCGCGCTGCTGGTAAAAGGGCGCGCTGCGCGCTGGCCAATGAGTTTGCTGCTGTGGGGGTGTACCTTTGGACACAGCGAAGCCAAACTGCGCGCGCTGGAAGCGGAGTTCGCCACCTGGTTTCGCGCAAATGTGGTGACTTTCCCGGTGGTGCATAAGCGCCTGACCGAATACCTCATCAGTACCGATGCGGATGTATGGCTGATTACCGGCTCACCGCAGTCGCTGGTGGAGAAAGTCTATTTTGATACGCCCTGGCTGCCGCGCGTGAATCTTATTGCCAGTCAGATAACGCGGGCTCATGGCGGCTGGGTGCTGTCGCTGCGCTGTCTGGGGCATGAAAAAGTGGTGCAACTGGAGCGCAAAATCGGTACGCCGCTGCGTCTGTTTAGCGGTTACAGCGACAGCAAACAGGATAACCCGCTGCTCTATTTCTGCCAGCATCGCTGGCGGGTAACGCCGCGCGGTGAACTTCAGCGGCTGGAATAG
- the qseG gene encoding two-component system QseEF-associated lipoprotein QseG: MTTYRVHMSHFLSTRVVQGARRFWLSGLSCLALVGCSSGLTPHIGVSEEKVPHEQVADYLSTTCDELWTLDGAVAENNPLYWLRGMDCADRLTPAQARAQANQLGDASWSDAFKRGVLLANAKIMPSERQLIVSRLDAHSAQIPSRIRPLYQVWRDNQMLQLKLSDERTRYSKLQETSDAALDELRQQQQALKGELDLTTRKLQNLTDIERQLSSRKPSSGFNPDTTHATDAPADTEDKQ; this comes from the coding sequence ATGACTACATATCGGGTGCATATGTCCCACTTTTTAAGTACGCGCGTCGTACAGGGCGCCCGCCGTTTCTGGCTGTCGGGCTTATCCTGTCTGGCGCTCGTTGGCTGTAGCTCTGGCCTGACGCCACATATTGGCGTCAGCGAAGAGAAAGTTCCCCACGAACAGGTGGCGGATTACCTTTCAACCACCTGTGACGAACTCTGGACGCTTGACGGCGCCGTTGCGGAGAACAATCCGCTGTACTGGCTGCGCGGTATGGATTGTGCCGACCGTCTTACCCCCGCTCAGGCGCGGGCGCAGGCTAATCAGTTGGGCGATGCGAGCTGGTCAGATGCCTTCAAGCGCGGCGTGCTGCTGGCTAATGCGAAAATCATGCCCTCCGAACGCCAACTGATTGTTTCGCGACTTGATGCGCACAGCGCGCAAATTCCGTCACGTATTCGCCCGCTGTATCAGGTGTGGCGCGATAACCAGATGCTCCAGCTAAAACTCTCTGATGAGCGCACGCGCTACAGCAAGCTGCAGGAAACGAGCGATGCCGCGCTGGATGAACTGCGTCAGCAGCAGCAGGCGCTGAAGGGTGAACTGGATCTGACGACCCGTAAACTGCAAAACCTGACCGACATCGAACGCCAGCTCTCCAGCCGTAAACCCTCGTCCGGCTTTAATCCGGACACTACGCACGCAACGGATGCGCCCGCTGACACGGAGGATAAACAATGA
- the qseE gene encoding two component system sensor histidine kinase QseE/GlrK codes for MLAFLLILLPLLVLAWQAWQSLNALSAQAEKTNRTTLIDARRSEAMTNIALEMERSYRQYCVLDDPTLARVYQSQRKRYSDMLDAHAGVLPDEKLYQALRQDLNDLAQLQCLNSGPEKLAAARLEAFANANTEMVQATRTVVFSRGQQLQQEIAERGQFFGWQALVLFLVSLAMVLLFTRMIIGPVKGIESMINRLGEGETLKEGVTFRGPRELRSVGQRIVWLSERLSWLESQRHQFLRHLSHELKTPLASMREGTELLADQVVGPLTPEQKEVVDILDDSSRNLQKLIEQLLDYNRKLSDGAVPMSRVELAPMVEAVVSAHSLPARAKMMHTRVSLEAPACLAESTLLMSALDNLYSNAVHYGTESGNIYIRSHVSSGRIAIDVANTGTPIPDAEKAMIFEPFFQGSRQRKGAVKGSGLGLSIARDCVRKMHGELHLIDDSAGDICFRIELPVPGPDKTNS; via the coding sequence ATGCTGGCATTTCTGTTGATCCTGCTGCCTTTATTGGTGCTCGCCTGGCAGGCGTGGCAGAGCCTGAATGCGCTTAGTGCGCAGGCGGAAAAAACCAACCGTACCACGCTAATTGATGCGCGTCGCAGCGAAGCAATGACCAACATTGCGCTGGAAATGGAGCGCAGCTATCGCCAGTACTGCGTGCTCGATGACCCAACGCTGGCGCGCGTTTACCAGAGCCAGCGTAAGCGCTACAGCGATATGCTCGACGCGCATGCGGGCGTGCTGCCCGATGAAAAACTGTATCAGGCGCTCAGGCAGGATCTTAACGATCTGGCCCAGCTTCAGTGTCTCAATAGCGGCCCGGAAAAGCTGGCGGCGGCCAGGCTGGAAGCCTTTGCCAATGCCAATACCGAAATGGTTCAGGCGACGCGTACGGTGGTCTTCTCGCGCGGTCAGCAGCTACAGCAGGAAATAGCCGAGCGCGGCCAGTTCTTTGGCTGGCAGGCGCTGGTGCTGTTCCTGGTGAGCCTGGCGATGGTGTTGCTGTTTACCCGCATGATTATCGGCCCGGTCAAAGGCATTGAGAGTATGATTAATCGCCTGGGCGAGGGGGAAACCCTCAAAGAGGGCGTCACCTTCCGTGGCCCGCGCGAACTGCGATCCGTCGGCCAACGTATCGTCTGGTTGAGCGAGCGGCTCTCCTGGCTGGAATCGCAGCGCCATCAGTTTCTGCGCCATCTCTCCCACGAACTCAAAACGCCGCTCGCCAGCATGCGTGAAGGCACCGAATTGCTGGCGGACCAGGTTGTCGGCCCACTCACGCCGGAGCAAAAAGAGGTGGTGGATATCCTCGATGACAGCAGCCGTAACCTGCAAAAACTGATTGAGCAACTGCTGGATTACAACCGCAAACTGAGCGATGGCGCCGTGCCCATGAGCCGCGTCGAGCTGGCCCCAATGGTGGAAGCCGTTGTTTCTGCGCACAGTTTGCCGGCGCGAGCTAAAATGATGCATACCCGGGTTTCTCTGGAAGCCCCGGCATGCCTGGCCGAATCGACGTTATTGATGAGCGCGCTGGATAATCTCTACTCCAATGCGGTGCACTATGGTACTGAATCCGGTAACATTTATATTCGTAGCCACGTCTCCAGCGGGCGAATCGCTATTGATGTGGCCAATACAGGGACGCCGATCCCGGATGCCGAAAAGGCAATGATTTTTGAGCCCTTTTTCCAGGGCAGTCGCCAGCGAAAAGGGGCCGTGAAGGGCAGTGGTCTGGGGTTGAGTATTGCCCGCGATTGCGTGCGCAAGATGCACGGTGAGCTTCATCTGATTGACGATAGTGCGGGCGATATCTGTTTTCGCATTGAACTCCCTGTCCCCGGGCCGGATAAAACAAACTCATGA
- the glnB gene encoding nitrogen regulatory protein P-II — translation MKKIDAIIKPFKLDDVREALAEVGITGMTVTEVKGFGRQKGHTELYRGAEYMVDFLPKVKIEIVVSDDIVDTCVDTIIRTAQTGKIGDGKIFVFDVARVIRIRTGEEDDAAI, via the coding sequence ATGAAAAAAATTGATGCGATTATTAAACCCTTCAAACTGGATGATGTACGTGAAGCGCTGGCGGAAGTCGGTATTACCGGGATGACGGTAACAGAAGTAAAAGGCTTTGGTCGTCAGAAAGGCCACACCGAGCTCTATCGCGGTGCGGAATACATGGTGGACTTCCTGCCGAAAGTCAAAATTGAAATCGTGGTCAGCGACGATATCGTTGATACCTGCGTGGATACTATTATCCGCACGGCGCAGACCGGCAAAATCGGCGACGGCAAAATCTTCGTCTTTGACGTGGCGCGCGTGATCCGTATTCGTACGGGTGAAGAGGACGACGCGGCGATTTAA
- the tadA gene encoding tRNA adenosine(34) deaminase TadA — protein MRPDLSSGVPTLSDNEFNHEYWMRHALTLAQRAWDEGEVPVGAVLVLDNQVIGEGWNRPIGRHDPTAHAEIMALRQGGMVLQNYRLINATLYVTLEPCVMCAGAMVHSRIGHVVFGARDAKTGAAGSLMDVLHHPGMNHRVEVTEGVLREQCAGMLSDFFRERREQIKALRKAQKAENQ, from the coding sequence ATGCGCCCCGATTTATCATCTGGAGTGCCCACTTTGTCCGACAATGAATTCAACCATGAATACTGGATGCGCCATGCGCTTACGCTTGCGCAGCGCGCCTGGGATGAAGGAGAAGTGCCGGTTGGCGCGGTGCTGGTGCTCGATAATCAGGTGATTGGCGAAGGCTGGAACCGCCCGATTGGTCGTCACGATCCGACGGCTCACGCCGAAATTATGGCGCTGCGTCAGGGCGGTATGGTGCTGCAAAACTATCGCCTGATTAACGCCACACTGTACGTTACGCTGGAGCCGTGCGTGATGTGTGCAGGCGCAATGGTGCACAGCCGCATTGGGCACGTCGTGTTTGGCGCGCGCGACGCCAAAACGGGTGCTGCCGGGTCGTTAATGGATGTCCTGCATCATCCGGGAATGAATCACCGTGTCGAGGTCACCGAAGGCGTATTGCGCGAACAATGTGCCGGTATGCTGAGTGATTTTTTCCGCGAACGCCGCGAACAAATCAAGGCATTGCGCAAAGCGCAGAAAGCCGAAAATCAATGA
- the glrR gene encoding two-component system response regulator GlrR translates to MTPRKTARLLLVDDDPGLLKLLGMRLTSEGYQVDTAESGQQGLRVLAKERIDLVISDLRMDEMDGLQLFSEIQKVQPGMPVIILTAHGSIPDAVAATQQGVFSFLTKPVDKDALYKAIDEALARTAPAVDERWRESIVTRSPIMLRLLEQAQMVAQSDVSVLINGQSGTGKEILAQAIHNASPRNSKPFVAINCGALPEQLLESELFGHARGAFTGAVSNREGLFQAAEGGTLFLDEIGDMPAPLQVKLLRVLQERKVRPLGSNRDLDINVRIISATHRDLPKAMARGEFREDLFYRLNVVNLKIPTLAERTEDIPLLANHLLRQSADRHKPFVRAFSTDAMKRLMAANWPGNVRQLVNVIEQCVALTSSPVISDALVEQALEGENTALPTFVEARNQFELNYLRKLLQITKGNVTHAARMAGRNRTEFYKLLSRHELDANDFKE, encoded by the coding sequence ATGACACCGCGGAAAACGGCTCGCCTGCTGCTGGTGGATGATGACCCGGGGCTGCTTAAGCTGTTGGGTATGCGTTTGACCAGCGAAGGCTATCAGGTGGACACGGCTGAGAGCGGGCAGCAGGGGCTGCGCGTGCTGGCGAAAGAGCGTATCGACCTTGTTATCAGCGATCTGCGAATGGATGAAATGGACGGTTTGCAGCTGTTCAGCGAAATTCAGAAAGTGCAGCCGGGTATGCCGGTAATCATCCTCACCGCCCACGGATCGATTCCTGACGCGGTCGCCGCGACACAGCAGGGCGTCTTTAGTTTCCTGACCAAACCGGTCGATAAAGACGCGCTGTATAAAGCCATTGATGAAGCGCTGGCGCGAACCGCTCCGGCGGTAGATGAGCGCTGGCGGGAATCGATTGTGACCCGTAGCCCAATCATGTTGCGACTGCTGGAGCAGGCGCAGATGGTGGCGCAGTCGGATGTCAGCGTGCTGATTAACGGCCAGAGCGGCACCGGGAAAGAGATTCTGGCGCAGGCGATTCACAACGCCAGCCCGCGCAACAGCAAGCCGTTTGTGGCGATAAACTGTGGCGCGCTGCCGGAACAGTTGCTGGAGTCGGAACTCTTCGGCCACGCGCGCGGGGCGTTTACCGGCGCGGTAAGCAATCGGGAAGGGTTGTTTCAGGCGGCGGAAGGCGGCACGTTGTTCCTCGATGAAATCGGCGATATGCCCGCGCCGCTGCAGGTCAAACTGCTGCGCGTGTTGCAGGAGCGCAAAGTGCGCCCGCTGGGCAGCAACCGAGATCTCGACATTAACGTGCGGATTATCTCTGCCACCCACCGCGATTTACCGAAAGCGATGGCGCGCGGCGAGTTTCGTGAAGATCTTTTCTATCGCCTTAACGTGGTAAACCTCAAAATTCCGACGCTTGCCGAGCGCACGGAAGACATTCCGCTGCTGGCAAACCATTTGCTGCGCCAGTCCGCCGACCGACACAAGCCGTTCGTGCGCGCGTTCTCTACCGATGCCATGAAGCGCCTGATGGCCGCCAACTGGCCGGGCAACGTGCGCCAGTTGGTGAACGTTATTGAACAGTGCGTGGCGCTGACGTCGTCGCCGGTGATCAGCGATGCGTTGGTCGAGCAGGCGCTGGAAGGTGAGAACACCGCGCTGCCAACCTTTGTCGAAGCGCGTAACCAGTTTGAACTCAACTACCTGCGCAAGCTGCTGCAAATTACCAAAGGCAATGTGACGCATGCGGCGAGAATGGCGGGGCGCAACCGCACGGAGTTTTATAAGCTGCTCTCACGCCACGAACTGGACGCAAATGATTTTAAAGAGTAG
- the purL gene encoding phosphoribosylformylglycinamidine synthase has product MMEILRGSPALSAFRINKLLTRFQAANLPVSNIYAEYVHFADLDAPLHDEERARLERLLKYGPSLSSHTPSGKLLLVTPRPGTISPWSSKATDIAHNCGLTQVLRLERGVAWYVEASTLTAEQWREVAAALHDRMMESVFDSLQDAEKLFAHHQPAPVSSVDLLGEGRQALIDANLRLGLALADDEIDYLQDAFTKLGRNPNDIELYMFAQANSEHCRHKIFNADWIIDGEQQPKSLFKMIKNTFETTPDHVLSAYKDNAAVMEGSEVGRYFADHETGRYDFHQEPAHILMKVETHNHPTAISPWPGAATGSGGEIRDEGATGRGAKPKAGLVGFSVSNLRIPGFEQPWEEDFGKPERIVTALDIMTDGPLGGAAFNNEFGRPALNGYFRTYEEKVNSHNGEELRGYHKPIMLAGGIGNIRADHVQKGEITVGAKLVVLGGPAMNIGLGGGAASSMASGQSDADLDFASVQRDNPEMERRCQEVIDRCWQLGEANPILFIHDVGAGGLSNAMPELVSDGGRGGKFELRDILSDEPGMSPLEIWCNESQERYVLAVAPEQMPLFDELCKRERAPYAVIGEATEELHLSLNDKHFDNQPIDLPLDVLLGKTPKMTRDVTTLKAKGGALVRDGITVADAVNRVLHLPSVAEKTFLVTIGDRTVTGMVARDQMVGPWQIPVANCAVTTASLDSYYGEAMAIGERSPVALLDFAASARLAVGEALTNIAATQIGNIKHIKLSANWMSAAGHPGEDAGLYEAVKAVGEELCPALGLTIPVGKDSMSMKTRWQEGNEQREMTSPLSLVISAFARVEDVRHTITPQLSTQDNALLLIDLGKGHNALGATALVQVYRQLGDKPADVRDVAQLKGFYDAIQALVAERKLLAYHDRSDGGLLVTLAEMAFAGHCGVEADIAALGDDRLAALFNEELGAVIQVRAADREAVEALLAKHGLGDCVHYLGNAVAGDRFVLTANGQPVFSESRTTLRMWWAETTWQMQRLRDNPESADQEHNAKANDNDPGLNVKLTFDISEDIAAPYIAKGARPQVAVLREQGVNSHVEMAAAFQRAGFDAIDVHMSDLLAGRTGLARFDALVACGGFSYGDVLGAGEGWAKSILFNNRVRDEFETFFHRPQTLALGVCNGCQMMSNLRELIPGSDLWPRFVRNNSDRFEARFSLVEVTQSPSLLLQGMVGSQMPIAVSHGEGRVEVRDAAHLAALESKGLVALRYVDNFGKVTETYPANPNGSPNGITAVTNESGRVTIMMPHPERVFRTVANSWHPENWGEDGPWMRIFRNARKQLG; this is encoded by the coding sequence ATGATGGAAATTCTGCGTGGTTCGCCTGCACTGTCTGCATTTCGTATTAACAAACTGCTGACGCGTTTTCAGGCAGCCAACCTCCCGGTAAGCAATATTTACGCTGAGTATGTCCATTTTGCCGATCTGGATGCTCCGCTTCACGACGAAGAGCGCGCCAGACTTGAACGTCTGTTGAAGTATGGCCCGAGTCTCAGCAGCCATACGCCTTCCGGTAAATTACTGCTCGTGACTCCCCGCCCTGGCACCATCTCCCCCTGGTCTTCAAAAGCAACCGACATCGCCCACAACTGTGGCCTGACTCAGGTTCTGCGCCTGGAACGCGGTGTGGCCTGGTATGTGGAAGCCTCTACGCTGACGGCGGAGCAGTGGCGTGAAGTGGCGGCAGCGCTGCACGATCGCATGATGGAAAGCGTCTTCGACTCGCTGCAGGATGCGGAAAAACTGTTTGCTCATCATCAGCCTGCACCGGTATCCAGCGTGGATCTACTGGGCGAGGGGCGTCAGGCGCTCATCGACGCTAACCTGCGTCTGGGGCTGGCGCTGGCGGATGATGAAATCGACTATCTGCAGGATGCCTTCACTAAGCTTGGGCGTAACCCGAACGATATCGAACTCTATATGTTTGCGCAGGCTAACTCTGAGCACTGCCGACACAAAATTTTCAACGCCGACTGGATTATCGACGGTGAACAGCAGCCGAAATCGCTGTTCAAGATGATCAAAAACACCTTTGAAACCACGCCGGATCACGTGCTGTCTGCTTATAAAGATAACGCCGCAGTAATGGAAGGGTCTGAAGTGGGGCGTTATTTTGCTGACCACGAAACGGGTCGCTACGATTTCCACCAGGAGCCTGCGCACATCCTGATGAAAGTCGAAACCCACAACCACCCGACGGCGATTTCTCCGTGGCCGGGCGCGGCAACCGGTTCCGGCGGTGAAATTCGTGATGAAGGCGCCACCGGGCGCGGTGCGAAACCGAAGGCGGGTCTGGTCGGTTTCTCCGTTTCTAACCTGCGTATCCCGGGCTTTGAACAGCCGTGGGAAGAAGATTTCGGCAAGCCGGAACGCATTGTTACCGCGCTCGATATCATGACCGATGGCCCACTGGGCGGCGCGGCGTTTAACAACGAATTTGGTCGCCCGGCGCTGAACGGCTACTTCCGCACCTATGAAGAGAAAGTGAACAGCCACAACGGCGAAGAGCTGCGCGGCTATCACAAACCGATCATGCTGGCAGGCGGGATCGGCAACATCCGCGCCGATCACGTACAGAAAGGCGAGATCACCGTGGGTGCGAAACTGGTCGTTCTCGGTGGCCCGGCGATGAATATCGGCCTTGGTGGTGGCGCAGCCTCTTCCATGGCTTCCGGCCAGTCTGATGCGGATCTCGATTTCGCTTCCGTACAGCGCGACAACCCGGAAATGGAGCGTCGTTGCCAGGAAGTGATCGACCGTTGCTGGCAGTTGGGCGAGGCGAACCCGATTCTGTTTATCCATGACGTTGGCGCGGGCGGCCTTTCTAACGCCATGCCGGAACTGGTGAGCGACGGCGGACGCGGCGGTAAATTCGAACTGCGCGACATCCTGAGCGACGAGCCGGGTATGAGCCCGCTGGAAATCTGGTGTAACGAATCGCAGGAACGTTACGTGCTGGCGGTTGCGCCTGAGCAGATGCCGCTGTTTGATGAACTCTGTAAGCGCGAGCGCGCGCCTTATGCGGTCATTGGTGAAGCGACTGAAGAACTGCACCTCAGCCTGAATGACAAGCACTTCGACAATCAGCCTATCGACCTGCCGCTTGACGTGCTGCTGGGCAAAACGCCGAAGATGACCCGCGACGTCACCACCCTGAAAGCGAAGGGCGGTGCGCTGGTTCGCGACGGTATTACCGTTGCCGATGCGGTTAACCGCGTTCTGCATCTGCCGTCCGTGGCGGAAAAAACCTTCCTCGTCACCATTGGCGACCGTACAGTGACTGGCATGGTGGCGCGCGATCAGATGGTCGGCCCGTGGCAGATCCCGGTGGCTAACTGTGCGGTCACTACCGCCAGCCTCGACAGCTACTACGGTGAAGCGATGGCGATTGGTGAACGTTCTCCGGTTGCGTTGCTCGACTTCGCGGCGTCTGCCCGTCTGGCCGTCGGTGAAGCGCTGACCAACATTGCGGCAACGCAAATTGGCAATATCAAACACATCAAACTGTCGGCGAACTGGATGTCTGCTGCCGGTCACCCTGGCGAAGACGCCGGTCTGTATGAAGCGGTGAAAGCGGTTGGCGAAGAACTTTGCCCGGCGCTGGGTCTGACCATTCCGGTCGGTAAAGACTCCATGTCGATGAAAACCCGCTGGCAGGAAGGTAACGAACAGCGCGAAATGACTTCGCCGCTGTCGCTGGTGATTTCCGCGTTTGCTCGCGTGGAAGATGTGCGTCATACCATTACGCCGCAGCTTTCTACGCAAGATAACGCGCTGCTGCTGATTGACCTTGGGAAAGGCCATAACGCGCTGGGCGCCACCGCGCTGGTGCAGGTTTACCGTCAACTGGGCGACAAACCTGCCGATGTGCGTGACGTCGCGCAGCTGAAAGGCTTCTATGACGCCATTCAGGCGCTGGTGGCAGAGCGTAAACTGCTGGCCTATCACGACCGTTCTGATGGCGGCCTGCTGGTGACGCTGGCGGAAATGGCTTTTGCCGGTCATTGCGGCGTTGAGGCGGATATCGCCGCGCTGGGCGATGACCGTCTGGCTGCACTGTTCAATGAAGAACTGGGGGCGGTGATTCAGGTTCGCGCGGCTGACCGTGAGGCGGTTGAAGCGCTGCTGGCGAAACACGGTCTCGGCGATTGCGTGCACTATCTGGGCAATGCCGTCGCGGGTGACCGCTTCGTGCTGACTGCTAACGGCCAGCCGGTCTTTAGCGAAAGCCGCACCACGTTGCGTATGTGGTGGGCAGAAACCACCTGGCAGATGCAGCGCCTGCGTGATAACCCGGAAAGCGCCGATCAGGAGCATAACGCGAAAGCCAACGATAACGATCCTGGCCTGAACGTGAAGCTGACCTTTGATATCAGTGAAGATATCGCCGCGCCGTACATTGCGAAGGGCGCGCGTCCTCAGGTGGCGGTACTGCGTGAGCAGGGCGTCAACTCCCATGTGGAAATGGCGGCGGCGTTCCAGCGTGCGGGCTTCGATGCCATCGACGTCCATATGAGTGACCTGCTTGCCGGTCGCACCGGGCTGGCGCGTTTTGATGCGCTGGTCGCCTGCGGCGGCTTTTCCTACGGTGACGTGCTGGGCGCGGGTGAGGGCTGGGCGAAGTCTATCCTGTTCAACAATCGCGTGCGTGATGAATTTGAAACCTTCTTCCATCGTCCGCAAACGCTGGCGCTGGGCGTGTGCAACGGTTGCCAGATGATGTCTAATCTGCGCGAACTGATCCCGGGCAGCGACCTGTGGCCGCGCTTTGTGCGTAACAACTCTGACCGTTTTGAAGCGCGTTTCAGCCTGGTCGAAGTGACGCAAAGCCCATCGCTGCTGCTGCAGGGCATGGTCGGTTCGCAGATGCCGATTGCCGTTTCCCACGGTGAAGGCCGCGTGGAAGTTCGCGATGCGGCGCATCTGGCGGCGCTGGAAAGCAAAGGTCTGGTGGCACTGCGCTACGTTGATAACTTCGGCAAGGTGACGGAAACCTATCCGGCGAACCCGAACGGCTCTCCGAACGGGATCACCGCCGTGACCAACGAAAGTGGTCGCGTCACCATCATGATGCCGCACCCGGAACGCGTGTTCCGTACCGTGGCAAACTCCTGGCACCCGGAAAACTGGGGCGAGGATGGGCCGTGGATGCGTATCTTCCGCAATGCGCGTAAGCAGTTAGGTTAA
- the mltF gene encoding membrane-bound lytic murein transglycosylase MltF produces the protein MKKLKINYLLIGIVALLLAAALWPSITWINQPANRIAAIQARGELRVSTIVSPLTYSRVDNKEYGLDYALAEQFADYLGVKLKVTVRQNISELFDDLDNGKADLLAAGLVYNSERVKNYHAGPAYYSVSQQVVYRVGSYRPRSLGELNADNLSIAPGHAVINDLRSLKETKYPDISWQVDEKRSSETLMEEVLAGRLSYTIADSVAISLFQRVHPELAVALDITDEQPVTWFSVNDEDDTLSAAMLDYFNSINEDGTLARLEEKYLGHGGDFDYVDTRSFLRAVDSVLPDLQPLFEKHAKEIDWRLLAAISYQESHWDALATSPTGVRGLMMLTKNTAQSLGLTDRTDAEQSIGGGMRYLLDMMDKVPDTVPQDEKIWFALAAYNMGYAHMLDARALTVKQKGNPDSWTDVKQRLPLLSQKPYYSRLTYGYARGHEAYAYVENIRKYQISLVGYLAEKEKKVAQEMAIAADYPAVTMDELNRNNADFLPFISLSPRDYLHSVQGSTSSELVDAAHSHH, from the coding sequence TTGAAAAAATTAAAGATTAATTATCTGCTGATCGGCATCGTCGCACTGCTGTTAGCAGCAGCCCTTTGGCCCTCCATTACATGGATAAACCAACCGGCCAATCGCATTGCCGCCATTCAGGCGCGGGGGGAACTTCGCGTCAGTACCATCGTGTCACCTCTAACCTACTCTCGCGTTGATAATAAAGAGTACGGGCTCGACTACGCCCTTGCTGAACAGTTTGCCGATTACCTTGGCGTAAAACTGAAGGTGACCGTGCGGCAGAACATCAGCGAACTGTTTGACGACCTCGACAACGGCAAAGCAGACCTGCTGGCCGCGGGACTGGTGTATAACAGCGAGCGCGTCAAAAACTACCACGCAGGCCCGGCCTACTATTCCGTTTCTCAGCAGGTGGTGTATCGCGTCGGCAGCTATCGCCCGCGTTCGCTGGGAGAACTGAACGCCGATAATCTTTCCATTGCGCCAGGACATGCGGTGATCAACGACCTGCGGTCACTGAAAGAGACGAAGTATCCCGATATCAGCTGGCAAGTGGATGAAAAGCGCAGCAGCGAAACCTTAATGGAAGAAGTACTGGCGGGCCGCCTGAGTTACACCATCGCAGACTCGGTGGCGATCAGTCTGTTCCAGCGCGTGCATCCTGAACTGGCCGTGGCGCTCGATATCACCGACGAGCAGCCGGTGACCTGGTTTAGCGTTAACGACGAAGACGACACGCTTTCCGCCGCGATGCTCGACTATTTCAACAGCATAAATGAAGACGGCACCCTCGCCCGCCTGGAGGAGAAATATCTGGGGCACGGCGGCGATTTCGATTATGTCGATACCCGGTCGTTCCTGCGCGCCGTCGATAGCGTGTTGCCAGACCTTCAGCCGCTGTTTGAGAAACACGCGAAAGAGATAGACTGGCGACTGCTGGCGGCTATCTCGTATCAGGAATCGCACTGGGATGCGCTGGCCACCTCCCCCACCGGCGTGCGCGGCCTGATGATGCTCACCAAAAACACCGCTCAAAGCCTCGGACTGACCGACCGTACCGATGCGGAACAAAGCATCGGTGGCGGCATGCGCTATCTGCTGGATATGATGGATAAAGTGCCGGATACGGTGCCGCAGGATGAGAAAATCTGGTTTGCCCTCGCCGCTTATAACATGGGTTACGCGCATATGCTCGACGCCCGCGCGTTAACGGTTAAGCAGAAAGGCAACCCGGACAGCTGGACAGATGTGAAACAGCGCCTGCCGCTGCTGAGCCAAAAACCTTATTACAGCAGGCTCACTTACGGTTATGCGCGTGGACATGAGGCCTACGCCTATGTCGAAAACATCCGTAAGTATCAAATTAGCCTGGTGGGGTATCTGGCGGAGAAAGAGAAGAAAGTGGCCCAGGAGATGGCGATTGCCGCCGATTATCCAGCGGTGACAATGGACGAACTGAACCGCAACAATGCTGACTTCTTACCGTTTATTTCCCTGTCGCCACGCGATTATCTGCACAGCGTTCAGGGATCAACGTCAAGCGAACTGGTCGACGCCGCACATTCTCATCATTGA